A genome region from Hevea brasiliensis isolate MT/VB/25A 57/8 chromosome 7, ASM3005281v1, whole genome shotgun sequence includes the following:
- the LOC110671749 gene encoding terpene synthase 10: MALQLFAPFSNCSFPRQPLRNHNPFRLPKKGKISSPLGCMVSPKLAKKTIVRRSANYQPSIWDYDFVQSLKTEYVGEVCTKRINKLKEEVRLMLKLAVNPLDQLQLIDTLQRLGLAYHFEDEIKRILMSISTHDSYENTRMREDLYATALEFRLLRQQGYKIPQEIFNSFRDEMGNFKMCLSEDWEGMLSLYEASFLSEEGESILQFARDFTTTSLKKYAEQSEDQNLSMIISHALELPLHWRMLRLESRWYIDVYERKQGMNPLLLELAKLDFNSVQATHQDDLKYVSRWWRNTGLGEKLSFARDRIVENFLWTIGETFEPQFSYCRRMSTKVNSLLTTIDDIYDVYGTLDELELFTDAVQRWDVNAIEQLPDYMKLCFLSLHNTINEIAFDVLKEQEFHIIPYLKKALADICKSYLLEAKWYLCGYTPSLQEYLDNAWISVAAPVMLVHAYFLVKSPITNDALKCLEEYSNVIRCSSMIVRLADDLGTSSDELKRGDVPKSIQCYMHETGASEAKARDHIRFLISEMWNKMNKERVADSPFSETFIGVVINLARMAQCMYQYGDGHGIGNHETKDHVLSLLVQPIPCLSVTI; this comes from the exons ATGGCCCTTCAATTGTTTGCTCCATTTTCTAATTGCTCTTTCCCTAGACAGCCACTAAGAAATCACAACCCATTCAGATTACCAAAAAAGGGGAAAATTTCCAGCCCTCTTGGATGCATGGTTAGTCCAAAACTTGCCAAGAAAACTATTGTGAGACGATCTGCAAATTACCAACCTTCCATTTGGGATTATGATTTTGTGCAGTCACTAAAGACTGAATATGTG GGAGAAGTGTGCACAAAACGAATCAATAAGCTGAAGGAAGAGGTGAGGCTGATGCTTAAGCTAGCTGTGAATCCTTTGGATCAACTCCAACTAATTGATACCTTGCAAAGACTTGGATTAGCTTATCACTTTGAAGATGAAATAAAGAGAATTTTGATGAGCATTTCCACCCATGATAGCTACGAAAATACACGGATGAGGGAGGATTTATATGCTACAGCTCTTGAATTTAGACTCCTGAGACAACAGGGATATAAAATACCACAAG AGATCTTCAATAGTTTTCGAGATGAGATGGGAAACTTCAAAATGTGTCTATCTGAGGATTGGGAGGGAATGCTATCTTTGTATGAGGCATCATTCCTTTCAGAGGAAGGTGAAAGTATCTTACAATTTGCAAGAGATTTTACAACCACTTCTCTAAAGAAGTATGCTGAGCAAAGCGAAGACCAAAATCTATCCATGATAATAAGTCATGCATTGGAGCTCCCACTGCATTGGAGGATGCTAAGGTTGGAGAGCAGATGGTATATAGATGTATATGAGAGAAAACAAGGCATGAATCCTCTTCTGCTAGAACTTGCTAAATTGGATTTCAACAGTGTGCAAGCAACACACCAAGACGATCTAAAATATGTGTCAAG GTGGTGGAGGAATACAGGTTTGGGGGAAAAGTTGAGCTTTGCCAGAGACAGGATAGTGGAGAACTTCTTATGGACAATTGGGGAGACATTCGAGCCACAATTCAGCTATTGCAGGAGAATGAGCACAAAAGTCAATTCACTATTAACAACAATCGATGATATCTATGACGTGTATGGCACTTTGGATGAGCTTGAGCTGTTCACTGATGCTGTTCAAAG ATGGGATGTCAATGCAATAGAGCAGCTTCCAGATTATATGAAGTTATGTTTCCTTTCTCTTCATAACACAATAAATGAAATAGCTTTTGATGTCCTTAAGGAACAAGAATTTCACATCATCCCCTACTTGAAAAAAGCC ttgGCAGACATATGCAAATCATACTTATTGGAGGCCAAGTGGTACCTTTGTGGATATACACCAAGTTTACAAGAATATCTCGACAACGCATGGATCTCTGTTGCAGCTCCTGTGATGCTCGTCCATGCTTATTTTCTTGTAAAATCTCCAATCACAAATGATGCCTTGAAATGCTTGGAAGAGTATTCCAATGTAATTCGATGTTCATCAATGATTGTTAGACTTGCAGATGACCTTGGAACATCATCA GATGAATTAAAGAGAGGCGATGTTCCGAAATCAATTCAATGTTACATGCATGAAACGGGAGCTTCAGAAGCAAAAGCTCGTGATCACATTCGATTTCTAATTAGCGAAATGTGGAACAAAATGAATAAAGAAAGGGTTGCAGATTCTCCATTCTCGGAAACTTTTATTGGCGTAGTAATTAACCTAGCTAGAATGGCACAATGCATGTACCAGTATGGAGATGGGCATGGGATTGGGAACCACGAGACCAAGGACCATGTTCTATCATTGCTTGTTCAACCAATTCCCTGCCTATCTGTAACCATTTAA